GAAGCCATCGGGGTCCGCCGCGCGCTGTGCCGCCCGGTACTGACGCTGCGCCTCGAGATGGCGTTCGCGGTTCTCCGCGTACCAATCGCGGGCGCGTGCGCGGGCTGCTGCGCGGCGCTCCTCATCAGCGCGTTCCTTTTCACGCCTGGCGCGGTCTCGTTCGCGACGCCGGGCCTTGCTTGCGTCGCTCCCGCGGTTATCGCGATACCGCTTGACCTTGTCGGGGTTGGCTTGCTTCCACTGCTTGAGCCGTTCAGCTTTGCGACGGGCGCGGGCCGCAGCATCTGAGTCACCGGGTTCCGTCGCCATGACGTGTCAAACCCGCCCGATTGGCGAGCCCGCTGTCGGGCCACCGTCCGGTTCGCTGTCGATACGAGCGGCGAGCTGAGTGAACAGGTCGGGCCGGAACCCCGACCAGTGCATGTCGGGATGCTGATCGACGACGACTACGGGCGCCTGCGAATGGCCGAGTGTTCGAGTCACCAGCTCCACCGCCGCAGCGTCGGTTGAGAGGTCGACAACTCGGAAGTCGATTCCTACTGCCGCCAATGCCCGACACGTCAAGGTGCAACGAATGCAGCCAGGACCTGTGGAGTACACGGTGACGGTCGCCATCATCGCCGCCGAAGGTTGCGGATGTCGTGCCGACAGATCTGAGCGTTGTCTTCCTTGAACTGCTCGACTTCCAAGGCGTCGTAGCGCACCGCTCGCCCTAGCTTGAAGAAGTTCGGGCCCCGTCGGTAATAGCGCCAGATCGCAAGTGCATTCTCGGTCACACCGAGCTTGGCAGCGACCTCAGCGGGGGTGAGTAGCCGACGCTCGTCTGCATTGGCCTTCCCCGTTGATGTGTTCGTCATTTCCAGCCTCCTTGCATACCCGCTCCGATGTTTGACATGAGTAGAGCATTTTTTGCTATGGTCAGTCAAGAGCGATCTGCGTATGAACGACGCGGTCTGACAGACTGAGGAGGTGAAGGTCGACGTGCGCACACCTGACGGAGCACCCATGACATGGGAAGATGCGACACTGCCCGTCGGTTCCGCGTTGCGGATCGCTCCTGCGTTCCGCGCAAGCGCCGCCGACGAAGGTGTTGGTATCGAGACGACGTTGCACGCCCGATACCACGCATCCGAGGGTCGCTACCTGGTCAGCGAGGTCAACAATCGTGCCCTCCATGCCGACGTCGAGGTGAACAACGTCGCGCTTCGGCAGGTGCCGATCCAGGGCATGGTTCAGGCGGCGGCACCGCATTGCATCGCGCTCACTCTCGACAACGAAGCCGATCCGACGGCGACGTGGATCACTGCCGCGGAATTGACTAGCACCGCCGGACGGATCATCCCCGAGTGGCTAGCGAAGGACGTCGTCAAGCGAGCCAACAAGGATGCTCGGATGGACGCCATCGAAATCCTCTATGGCACCGCGGCGCTGGCTGGGCTGCCACCGGTGAGAGCCGTGCAGCACGAACTCGGAGTACCGCATCGCACCGCCTCTGACTGGATCAAGAAGGCTCGTGCCGCTGGGCGCCTGGAGGGCATGAACTACATCGTCGGCCGACAGGCGGATGGGTAGCATCCAGTCGTATTCCACGAAGGACGGCAAACGATACCTCGTCCGATACAAGAAGCCAGATCGCACTCACGGGGCGAAGCGAGGCTTCCGGACGAAGCGCGACGCTGAGGAGTTCCTGGCCAGCGTCACGGTAGC
The Microbacterium sp. SLBN-154 DNA segment above includes these coding regions:
- a CDS encoding glutaredoxin family protein encodes the protein MMATVTVYSTGPGCIRCTLTCRALAAVGIDFRVVDLSTDAAAVELVTRTLGHSQAPVVVVDQHPDMHWSGFRPDLFTQLAARIDSEPDGGPTAGSPIGRV
- a CDS encoding helix-turn-helix transcriptional regulator, which translates into the protein MTNTSTGKANADERRLLTPAEVAAKLGVTENALAIWRYYRRGPNFFKLGRAVRYDALEVEQFKEDNAQICRHDIRNLRRR